The following are from one region of the Penaeus monodon isolate SGIC_2016 chromosome 19, NSTDA_Pmon_1, whole genome shotgun sequence genome:
- the LOC119585361 gene encoding nucleoprotein TPR-like has protein sequence MHSFDFGIVGSSPVASSPFRLAGSSPQIRDLQVQLTEERALVATLQASLDQSKRNIEELMGVTKQQEKQLAESNEACKIAQGQLSKLEKEKSEVEEKLAKTESQLSEAVEEAEAVKTLLQTQLGKMQDELQVAQKKLSDANEALTTAKGEEEKAKKEAQQKAQLAGEVQDKYEREVMLHGADLKALAALKEKQAEYNAELQQVTMAKLKAEEAVRDTRLGFEERENLLRRENKDLLMRSHELEEQNKALLDQFTQLSDKMAALQTKLSVPGADNPNASFTEDEARSSDQLREVIKYLRRERDVAAGKCEVALAEVQRLIAQKKILESQIEQVTKSLSEEREKSQASLDSAGRYGELLRKVHTMDALADSNRLLREEKEGMQNTITEFKAKYESLEKQIEPLQEKQRLSDNKIESLMLEKRSIENEKDLYKKRTQELVEKLNRAKPEDFIRLQQEVVEQQKTLQSKEAEVSRIKNQLAQLSKNQQMIVNQKNQFQQQLNIVRSELHKTTEEFKKLTMEKNRIQAQSGEEFKRVNMEKARLQQQLVATQERVRSLETSSQHAQATHQQEMSKAQEQRNREQQQERQQIMDLKQREDALKNHLDATRKEAESLSEKVKDAETKLADALKKADNFEKQALQLRKIATKYKKAAEGGSATAASTTGDGSEEPASGGTMVSVEKLKEYEETIASLRQKQEKAQEDATKLQYLILDTYCDTNYVSDYRS, from the exons ATGCATTCTTTTGATTTTGGCATTGTAGGAAGCAGTCCTGTTGCATCATCTCCATTCCGACTGGCTGGATCATCACCCCAGATTCGTGACCTGCAAGTGCAGTTGACTGAGGAGAGGGCATTAGTTGCAACACTCCAGGCTTCTCTTGATCAGTCAAAACGTAATATTGAAGAGCTCATGGGGGTCACCAAGCAGCAGGAAAAGCAGTTAGCTGAGTCAAATGAAGCCTGCAAGATTGCCCAGGGACA GCTTTCCAAACttgaaaaggaaaagagtgaagtGGAAGAAAAACTGGCAAAGACTGAGTCTCAGCTTAGTGAAGCTGTTGAAGAAGCAGAAGCTGTAAAGACTCTTCTTCAGACCCAGCTTGGAAAG ATGCAAGATGAGTTGCAAGTAGCTCAGAAGAAGTTGAGTGATGCAAATGAAGCTCTCACAACAgctaaaggagaagaagaaaaggcaaagaaGGAAGCCCAACAAAAGGCACA gCTTGCTGGGGAAGTTCAAGATAAGTATGAGAGGGAGGTGATGTTACACGGTGCCGATTTGAAGGCTTTAGCTGCCTTGAAGGAAAAACAAGCCGAGTACAATGCAGAACTCCAGCAAGTCACCATGGCCAAGCTGAAGGCAGAAGAAGCTGTCAGAG ACACCCGATTAGGctttgaggaaagagaaaatcTGCTTCGTCGTGAAAATAAAGACCTGCTTATGAGGAGTCATGAACTTGAGGAGCAGAACAAAGCTCTTCTTGATCAGTTTACCCAGCTCTCTGACAAGATGGCTGCCTTGCAGACTAAGCTGTCTGTGCCTGGG GCTGATAATCCCAATGCCTCCTTCACTGAGGATGAAGCTAGATCCTCAGATCAGTTACGAGAAGTCATCAAATACCTTAGAAGGGAGCGAGATGTAGCTGCCGGAAAGTGTGAGGTGGCCTTGGCTGAGGTACAGAGGCTGATTGCTCAGAAAAAGATCTTGGAGTCACAGATAGAACAGGTTACAAAGAGCCtatcagaagaaagagaaaagagccaA GCCTCACTAGATAGTGCAGGACGATATGGAGAACTTCTTAGGAAGGTCCACACAATGGATGCCCTGGCAGACAGCAACCGTCTCCTTCGTGAAGAGAAAGAAGGCATGCAAAACACCATCACTGAATTCAAGGCAAAATATGAATCTTTGGAAAAGCAGATTGAACCGCTACAAGAGAAACAAAGGCTTTCTGACAATAAGATTGAGTCTTTGATG CTGGAGAAGAGGAgcattgaaaatgaaaaagatcttTACAAGAAGAGAACACAAGAGTTGGTGGAGAAACTTAACCGTGCCAAACCAGAGGACTTCATTAGGCTACA GCAGGAAGTAGTTGAACAGCAGAAGACCTTACAGAGCAAGGAGGCAGAAGTGTCAAGAATAAAGAACCAG CTTGCTCAGTTGTCCAAGAACCAGCAAATGATTGTGAACCAGAAGAATCAATTCCAGCAGCAGCTGAATATTGTGCGGTCAGAGCTTCACAAGACCACAGAAGAGTTCAAAAAGCTTACAATGGAGAAAAATCGTATTCAGGCTCAG AGTGGTGAGGAGTTCAAGAGAGTAAACATGGAAAAGGCTCGCCTACAGCAACAG CTAGTGGCAACCCAAGAACGTGTGCGCAGTTTAGAAACATCTTCACAACATGCACAAGCTACTCATCAGCAGGAGATGAGCAAGGCTCAGGAACAGCGCAATAGGGAGCAACAGCAGGAGAGGCAACAG ATTATGGACCTTAAACAGCGAGAGGATGCTCTCAAAAATCACCTTGATGCTACCAGAAAGGAAGCTGAAAGCCTTTCAGAGAAGGTCAAAGATGCTGAGACAAAATTAGCTGATGCTCTGAAGAAGGCTGATAATTTTGAAAAACAGGCTCTCCAG TTGCGTAAGATTGCCACTAAATATAAGAAGGCTGCTGAAGGAGGCTCAGCAACTGCAGCA AGTACTACTGGGGATGGCAGTGAAGAACCTGCTAGTGGAGGGACAATGGTCTCAGTTGAGAAATTAAAGGAGTATGAAGAAACCATTGCAAGCCTTCGCCAGAAGCAGGAGAAAGCACAGGAAGATGCTACCAAGCTGCA